A stretch of Spirosoma oryzicola DNA encodes these proteins:
- a CDS encoding thioredoxin domain-containing protein, with amino-acid sequence MPNQLINETSPYLLQHAHNPVNWYPWNEEALRRAIDEDKPILVSIGYSACHWCHVMERESFEKEEVARVMNDNFICIKVDREERPDVDAIYMDAVQAMGVQGGWPLNVFLMPDAKPFYGLTYLPQRNWINLLVSIRDAYAEHRGDLEQSAEGFARELNLTDVDRYGLTQGDPLFSPETLDVFYRKVAVKADDEKGGMRRAPKFPMPSVWRFLLRYYDTTVATGAGNDAALHQVRITLDRMALGGIYDQLGGGFARYSTDADWLAPHFEKMLYDNGQLLTLYAEAYSLTKSPLYRHVVYQTIGFAQRELLSPEGGFYSALDADSEGVEGKFYTFTTPELRSILGDDYGWFAELYNLTEEGNWDLGHGQPSTNILHRTESDESFIERMGWTMADLNVRLDATHTRLLRVRDQRIRPGLDDKILCSWNGLMLKGLATAYRVFGELEFLTLALRLAYFLLKNMRDSRNGRLWHTYKNGRARQAGFLEDYAAVIDGLVALYQATFTENWLSEADQLTKYVLTNFTDPDPASDDLLFFTDKNGEELIARRKELIDNVIPSSNSIMAENLYTLSLLLDRPEYAERADRMVGRVQSLIQQNADYLTNWAALFALRVRPTAEIAIVGPEAELVRQELDAEFYPNKVLCGTTGKGDLPLLQHRGPIDGKTALYVCYNRACQLPVTSVAEVWKLLR; translated from the coding sequence ATGCCCAATCAGCTTATCAACGAAACGAGTCCTTACCTGCTTCAGCACGCCCACAATCCGGTCAACTGGTACCCGTGGAATGAGGAAGCGCTCCGCCGGGCCATTGACGAAGACAAACCGATCCTGGTGAGTATCGGGTACTCCGCCTGCCACTGGTGTCACGTCATGGAGCGGGAATCCTTCGAAAAGGAAGAGGTGGCTCGGGTGATGAACGACAACTTTATCTGCATCAAAGTGGACCGGGAAGAGCGCCCGGATGTAGATGCGATCTACATGGATGCCGTGCAGGCGATGGGCGTTCAGGGCGGCTGGCCGCTGAACGTTTTCTTAATGCCGGATGCCAAACCGTTCTACGGGCTTACGTACCTGCCCCAACGCAACTGGATCAATCTGCTGGTCAGCATCCGGGATGCGTACGCCGAGCACCGGGGCGACCTCGAACAATCGGCGGAGGGTTTTGCGCGGGAGCTGAACCTGACCGACGTGGACCGCTACGGACTGACGCAGGGCGACCCGCTGTTTTCGCCCGAAACGCTGGATGTCTTTTACCGAAAAGTAGCCGTAAAAGCCGACGACGAAAAAGGCGGGATGCGTCGCGCACCGAAGTTTCCGATGCCGAGTGTCTGGCGGTTTCTGTTGCGCTACTACGATACTACGGTCGCTACGGGCGCGGGTAACGACGCGGCTTTGCACCAGGTCCGAATCACCCTCGACCGGATGGCCCTCGGCGGCATCTACGATCAGCTCGGCGGTGGTTTTGCCCGCTACTCGACCGATGCGGACTGGCTTGCGCCCCACTTCGAAAAAATGCTTTACGACAACGGGCAACTGCTGACCTTATACGCCGAAGCTTACAGCCTTACCAAAAGTCCGCTGTACCGACACGTTGTCTACCAGACGATTGGCTTTGCGCAACGCGAACTGCTCAGTCCGGAGGGTGGCTTTTATTCCGCGCTCGATGCCGACAGTGAAGGCGTAGAAGGCAAGTTTTATACGTTTACCACCCCGGAGCTGCGTAGCATTCTGGGTGATGACTACGGCTGGTTTGCGGAACTGTACAACCTGACCGAAGAAGGCAACTGGGATCTGGGACACGGTCAACCGAGTACGAACATTTTGCACCGCACTGAGTCCGACGAGTCGTTTATCGAACGCATGGGCTGGACAATGGCCGATCTGAACGTGCGGCTGGATGCGACCCATACGCGGCTGTTGCGCGTGCGCGACCAACGCATTCGACCGGGCCTGGACGACAAGATTCTGTGCTCCTGGAACGGGTTGATGCTCAAAGGGCTGGCAACGGCTTACCGCGTGTTTGGCGAACTGGAGTTCCTGACGCTGGCCCTGCGGCTGGCGTATTTCCTGCTGAAAAACATGCGCGATAGTCGCAACGGTCGTTTGTGGCACACCTACAAGAACGGTCGTGCCCGGCAGGCGGGTTTCCTGGAAGATTATGCCGCCGTGATCGACGGACTAGTGGCGCTTTATCAGGCTACGTTTACCGAAAACTGGCTGTCGGAGGCTGACCAGCTAACGAAATACGTGCTGACCAATTTCACCGACCCGGACCCGGCATCCGACGACCTCCTTTTCTTTACGGACAAAAATGGCGAAGAACTGATTGCCCGGCGGAAAGAACTGATCGACAATGTGATTCCGTCGTCGAATTCGATCATGGCCGAAAATCTATACACGTTGAGTTTGCTGCTGGACCGTCCCGAATACGCCGAGCGAGCCGACCGGATGGTAGGGCGGGTGCAGTCGTTGATTCAGCAAAATGCCGATTACCTGACCAATTGGGCGGCCTTGTTTGCCCTGCGTGTCCGGCCAACGGCGGAGATTGCCATCGTCGGAC
- a CDS encoding T9SS type A sorting domain-containing protein, which produces MRLQPVVLVRCLLGLLSLMTADALAQQVCADRLTFTPVNVPNQINWSSFPDFTLPFPVIYGGPRFADSQASPLRHGFSHLVTARDNEVGSLVTARQRANVYYGFATDINQPWETLFSPWNNDLNAYRAKWDRYLSSLASGQKNAAGQYIIPFSRFALDIERILPSDTRILALKQNAAIPDTYRQLSDAAFVTAYKTAMRNLYAEGITYVRQHTDLTNTSVTSYADTPILNTYLNVIGNTWTDWTTNLSRVNYLVKESENSGVGGPYYNQLDALSPSAYYYYDYPNPLARDYLPYLLFQVEVNRAWSNKPVVPWVWMRYHDSSSSYPNFIQPFMAEATAIFPFFSGASGLWLWENPSFEQTRTDTYAAYEHFTHGLYRLSRFADMFQGAYELVIETPARDLMDKQLPVWRGVVKDNKILIAAHNSYATSDDQKTSLVVRYKSWQRTIELTGREVYLCQFDMSAVTANEPIFASVSVSPNPASTELTVTFPQLPNTPTELELLTIQGQTVAKKTVATSREVIATAHLPAGLYVLNIKNERGSYTQRVLLTR; this is translated from the coding sequence ATGCGCCTTCAACCTGTCGTTCTTGTCCGGTGTCTGCTCGGTTTGCTGAGTCTGATGACGGCGGATGCGCTGGCCCAGCAAGTGTGTGCTGACCGGTTAACGTTTACTCCCGTCAACGTACCCAATCAGATCAATTGGAGCAGCTTTCCCGACTTTACCCTACCATTTCCGGTTATATACGGCGGTCCGCGTTTTGCCGATTCGCAGGCGAGTCCGTTGCGGCACGGCTTCAGCCACCTGGTTACGGCCAGGGACAACGAAGTGGGGTCACTGGTTACGGCCCGACAACGTGCCAACGTATACTATGGTTTCGCAACCGATATTAACCAGCCGTGGGAAACATTGTTTAGTCCGTGGAACAACGACCTGAACGCATACCGGGCCAAGTGGGACCGCTATCTGTCCAGTCTGGCGAGTGGGCAGAAGAACGCGGCAGGGCAATACATCATTCCGTTCAGTCGGTTTGCGCTTGATATTGAACGCATCCTGCCCAGCGACACGCGGATTCTGGCGCTCAAGCAAAACGCGGCCATTCCCGACACCTACCGGCAATTGTCGGACGCGGCTTTTGTAACGGCTTATAAAACGGCCATGCGGAATCTCTACGCGGAAGGCATCACCTACGTCCGGCAGCATACGGATCTGACCAATACGTCGGTGACCAGCTACGCCGATACGCCCATTCTGAACACGTATCTCAATGTTATCGGCAACACCTGGACCGACTGGACAACGAATTTGAGTCGGGTAAATTACCTCGTGAAAGAGTCGGAAAACAGCGGGGTAGGCGGGCCGTACTACAACCAGCTGGATGCCCTGTCGCCATCGGCCTATTACTACTACGACTACCCGAATCCACTGGCGCGGGATTATTTGCCGTACCTATTATTTCAGGTGGAAGTAAACCGGGCCTGGAGCAACAAACCCGTGGTGCCCTGGGTGTGGATGCGGTATCACGACAGTTCGAGCAGTTACCCAAATTTCATTCAGCCGTTCATGGCCGAAGCAACGGCGATTTTTCCGTTCTTTTCGGGCGCATCGGGGCTTTGGCTGTGGGAAAATCCGTCGTTCGAGCAAACCCGCACGGATACCTACGCGGCTTACGAACACTTCACGCATGGTTTGTACCGGCTGTCGCGCTTCGCCGATATGTTTCAGGGAGCCTATGAGCTGGTGATCGAAACGCCCGCCCGCGATCTGATGGACAAGCAACTACCCGTTTGGCGGGGCGTGGTGAAAGACAACAAGATCCTGATTGCGGCTCATAACTCGTACGCAACCAGCGACGACCAGAAAACGAGCCTGGTTGTGCGGTACAAATCGTGGCAGCGGACCATTGAGCTGACGGGCCGGGAAGTGTACCTGTGTCAGTTCGACATGAGCGCGGTAACGGCTAACGAGCCTATTTTCGCGTCGGTCAGCGTCTCGCCGAACCCTGCCAGCACGGAGCTGACGGTAACTTTCCCCCAGCTACCAAACACCCCGACCGAACTAGAGTTACTAACGATACAAGGTCAGACGGTGGCGAAAAAGACGGTTGCCACCAGTCGGGAAGTGATCGCAACCGCTCACCTGCCCGCTGGCCTGTACGTACTCAACATAAAAAACGAACGTGGAAGCTATACCCAGCGGGTTTTGTTGACCCGGTAG
- a CDS encoding glycosyltransferase family 4 protein, producing MKVFIICTQLEAGGAQRASIKLSQQFRNKGISCENLFLYKKRDSFKGIEHISVVQNRLITSPLDYIFISYKLIRKFKRDKPDVVITFTHYANILGLLCAYLAGVKTRIASHRNPSWGDMSKLWLQIDEFCAKRRIYTQITAVSKSTKSSFEFYPTHIYERITVINNGIEALTLNIGKREARQQLGLPIDSKIIGTIGRLSYQKNHKTLIEAMAKVDTGILVIAGEGELRLETSLLIDKLGLNDKVILLGEIRHDYIPLFLKAIDLFVMPSLFEGLSNALIEAMSMGVPVLTSDIDSQKDVVISDDGTLNGILLPAEDADMWGIQIKSILTDNDKLSYLSHRSLVRASDFTVEKMSSEFLKVINN from the coding sequence ATGAAAGTTTTCATTATATGCACTCAACTTGAAGCAGGCGGTGCACAAAGAGCATCAATTAAATTGTCTCAGCAATTTAGAAACAAAGGTATTTCTTGTGAAAATTTATTTTTGTATAAAAAGCGGGATAGCTTTAAAGGTATTGAACATATTTCTGTAGTTCAAAATAGATTAATCACATCTCCATTAGACTATATATTTATTTCTTATAAGCTTATTAGAAAATTTAAGCGCGACAAGCCTGATGTGGTAATTACCTTCACCCATTATGCAAATATTTTAGGACTTTTGTGCGCATATTTGGCTGGAGTAAAAACTAGAATAGCATCGCACCGTAATCCTAGTTGGGGAGATATGTCAAAACTTTGGTTACAGATAGATGAATTTTGTGCGAAGAGGAGAATATATACTCAAATAACGGCGGTTTCAAAGTCAACAAAAAGTTCTTTTGAATTCTACCCTACACATATTTATGAGCGCATCACAGTAATAAACAATGGTATAGAGGCATTAACATTAAATATTGGAAAAAGAGAAGCTAGACAACAATTAGGTTTACCTATTGATAGTAAGATAATTGGTACTATCGGTAGATTGAGTTATCAAAAAAACCATAAAACATTAATTGAAGCAATGGCAAAAGTAGACACAGGCATTCTTGTCATTGCGGGTGAAGGAGAATTGAGACTGGAAACTTCATTGTTGATTGATAAGCTGGGATTGAATGATAAAGTCATATTACTAGGAGAGATCAGACATGATTATATACCTCTTTTTCTAAAAGCGATTGATTTATTTGTGATGCCATCTTTATTTGAAGGATTAAGTAATGCTTTGATTGAAGCAATGTCTATGGGAGTTCCAGTCCTCACAAGCGACATAGATTCACAGAAGGACGTTGTCATATCTGATGATGGTACCTTAAATGGTATATTGCTGCCCGCTGAAGATGCAGATATGTGGGGCATACAAATAAAGAGCATACTCACCGATAATGACAAATTGTCTTACCTATCGCATCGTTCGTTAGTTCGAGCCTCGGATTTCACTGTTGAGAAAATGTCTAGTGAGTTTTTAAAAGTAATCAATAACTAG
- a CDS encoding WecB/TagA/CpsF family glycosyltransferase, which translates to MVSNPWATIIGKVKNFEIVKGITSFVNPYSMLVLKNNPTIATNIDHWHVDGISLVKTVNKHESKKINRFSFDDTSLAPIVFNFIKERKLTLAIVGSTQVNIIAAVAIIEKKYSIKVNYFSSGYFDDLTQRQEVLNHIHKNNFDFVICGMGTPHQEKFLIDLKMMGWSGYGFTCGGYLHQIAKKENYYPKLFDSLNIRWVFRIIDEPKLIKRYFYLYPKFFIEYRLRHLL; encoded by the coding sequence ATGGTAAGTAATCCTTGGGCTACTATAATTGGTAAAGTTAAGAATTTTGAAATTGTCAAAGGAATTACATCCTTTGTAAACCCTTATTCAATGCTTGTTTTAAAAAACAATCCAACTATTGCTACAAATATAGATCATTGGCATGTTGACGGTATATCTCTAGTGAAAACTGTTAATAAACACGAATCGAAAAAAATCAACAGGTTCAGCTTCGACGATACGTCTCTTGCTCCTATTGTGTTTAACTTTATTAAAGAGCGTAAGCTAACTTTAGCTATTGTTGGATCTACTCAAGTAAATATAATAGCAGCTGTTGCAATTATAGAAAAAAAATATTCCATTAAGGTAAATTATTTTAGTAGTGGATACTTTGATGATTTAACACAAAGGCAAGAAGTGTTAAATCATATACATAAAAATAATTTTGATTTTGTAATATGTGGTATGGGGACTCCTCATCAAGAGAAGTTCTTGATTGATCTAAAAATGATGGGATGGTCAGGATATGGCTTTACTTGTGGAGGTTATTTGCATCAAATTGCGAAAAAAGAAAACTATTATCCTAAATTATTTGATTCATTAAACATAAGATGGGTTTTTAGAATTATCGATGAACCTAAACTAATTAAACGTTATTTTTATTTATATCCCAAGTTCTTTATTGAATATAGATTAAGACATTTATTGTAA
- a CDS encoding tyrosine-protein phosphatase, which translates to MLTKGFWQRFIPTRDAHAPTADACYWRVDMHSHMLPGIDDGVADLDETLTCLKQLADWGIQKVITTPHISRDWYPNSTADIRQGLVAVQELIAEHQLPLTIDVAAEYLLDDFFLSFLEQDDLLSFGEKRYLLVETGWASAPLRLPDILFRIQTHGYIPVLAHPERYKYYHADRNALAKIRETGCLFQLNWMSLCGRYGSQVEKQARFLLQQHWVDFIGSDMHRPNDLPAMEQLFKPSTMKLLEDQTLLNSTL; encoded by the coding sequence ATGCTTACTAAAGGTTTTTGGCAACGGTTTATTCCGACTCGTGACGCCCACGCTCCCACAGCAGACGCTTGTTACTGGCGCGTTGACATGCACTCACACATGTTGCCCGGCATCGACGATGGCGTTGCTGATCTTGATGAAACGCTGACCTGCCTGAAACAGCTGGCCGACTGGGGTATTCAGAAGGTAATCACCACGCCCCACATCAGCCGCGACTGGTACCCCAACAGCACCGCCGACATTCGGCAGGGGCTGGTAGCCGTACAGGAACTCATTGCTGAACACCAGTTGCCGCTGACCATCGACGTAGCCGCCGAGTATCTACTGGACGATTTTTTCCTGTCGTTTCTCGAACAGGACGATTTGCTGAGCTTCGGCGAAAAACGGTATCTGCTGGTTGAAACCGGCTGGGCGTCGGCCCCCCTCCGACTGCCCGATATTCTGTTTCGAATACAGACGCACGGCTACATTCCCGTGCTGGCGCATCCCGAACGCTACAAGTACTACCATGCCGACCGCAACGCGCTGGCGAAAATACGGGAAACCGGCTGCCTGTTTCAACTGAACTGGATGTCGCTGTGCGGCCGCTACGGCTCCCAGGTCGAAAAGCAAGCCAGGTTTTTACTGCAACAACACTGGGTTGACTTTATCGGCAGCGACATGCACCGCCCCAACGACCTGCCCGCCATGGAACAGCTCTTCAAACCATCAACCATGAAATTGTTGGAAGACCAGACGTTGCTGAACAGCACGTTGTAA
- a CDS encoding acyltransferase → MRFRKVFYFVLSLIKGTSYYARKVGVKVGHDCRLYIRRFGSEPFLIEIGNNVTITKGVTFITHDGSTCLVKDLKGRRYLYKKIIIGNNVFIGMNTLLLPGVRIGNNVVIGAGSVVSKSIPDNTIVGGSPAKFITTFDSYKEKVLTSCVSDIDIDYTLSYEDRVLKLLDNNFKKSLISK, encoded by the coding sequence ATGAGATTTAGAAAAGTTTTTTATTTTGTTTTGTCTTTAATAAAAGGCACTAGTTATTATGCTAGAAAAGTAGGCGTTAAGGTAGGCCATGATTGTAGATTGTATATTAGAAGATTTGGATCTGAACCCTTTTTAATTGAGATTGGTAATAATGTGACTATCACGAAAGGAGTTACTTTTATCACTCATGATGGTTCTACATGCTTAGTTAAAGATTTAAAAGGTCGAAGATATTTATACAAAAAAATTATTATAGGTAATAACGTTTTTATAGGAATGAATACCTTATTGTTGCCTGGTGTGAGAATAGGTAATAACGTTGTTATAGGTGCAGGAAGTGTTGTCTCCAAATCTATTCCAGACAATACCATTGTGGGAGGAAGTCCAGCTAAGTTTATTACAACCTTTGATTCATATAAGGAAAAAGTTCTTACTTCATGTGTTTCAGATATTGATATCGATTATACGCTTTCTTATGAAGATAGAGTATTAAAATTGTTGGATAATAATTTTAAAAAAAGTTTAATTTCCAAATGA